GAGCGCGCGGTAGCCGTCGCGCTGCACGAAGCGGAAGGTGGTGTCACCGAACGGCGTGGTGATGGAGAACATGGCGAGCCGGCCGCCGTGCTCGTCGCTGAAGCGCTGGATGTCCGTGATGAAGGTGCCCCCGCGCTCCTCCAGCAGGCGGAACGCCTTCTCCACGTCCTCCACCTCGTAGGTGACGGTGCCGATGCCATCCGGGTGCTTGCGCAGGTAGCGCCAGGCCCGGCCGCCCTCGCCCACCGGCTGGCTGACGATGAGCACCACGTTCCCTGCCTGGAAGACGGCCGACTTCTGCCTGCCCGCCTTCTCCAGCTCGGGCGAGGACACGCCCAGCTCCGCGAAGTCCAGCCCCTGCGTGTAGAAGCGGCGGCTGCGCTCCAGGTCGTGCACATACCAATGCACGCTCTCGATGGTCTTGATGCCCAGCGATTCGATCTTGGCCATGGTCGGCTCCTTGGAAGAAAGGCAGAGAACGTTCAGGCAGGTACCGCGTCGGGCTGCCGGTCTGCATGGGCCGCCTGAAAGGCGGGAAGGTGTCCGCACGCCGCCTCGATGCGGGTCAGCGTGGGGTACGGCGAGAGATCTACCCCATAACGGCGCGCGCCGTAGAGTTGGGGCACCAGGAAGAGATCGGCCAACGACACTTGCTCACCGATGCAATAAGTCCCCGCCGTCTCCTGGACCAGGGACTCCAGGGCCGTCAGCCCCCGGACATTCCAGTGCGCCGCGAAGGCCCGCTCGTCCGCCTTGAGTTCGCCTTTGACGAACTGCATCACCGCCGTGTTCTGCAGGGGCTGGATGCCCGAGTTCACGCTCTCGGCCAGCATCCGGCAGCGGGCCCGGGCCCAGGGCTCCCGGGGCAACAGCGCGGGCGTGGGGTAGCGCTCCTCCAGGTACTCGAGGATGGCCATGGACTGGGCGAGCCTCCGCACCTGCCCCCCCTCCTGGAACTCGAGCGTGGGCACCGTGCGCAAGGGGTTCACGGCGCGGTACGCCTCCGTGTTCTGCTGTCCCCCGTCCTTGAGCAGGTGCACCGCCTCGTAGGCGTAGCCCAGACCCTTGAAGTTCAGGGCGATGCGCACGCGCCACGAGCAGGACGAGCGCCAGTAGCCGTAGAGCTTCACCGCTTCACCACCTTCTGCGAGATGCGGCCGAAGAGGCTCTGGCCCTCCGCGTTCAGCATCTCGATGTCGATGGTGTCCCCGGGCTTCATGAAGGGGGTGCGGGGCTTGCCCTCGTCGATGGCTTCGATCATCCGGCGCTCGGCCAGGCAGGAGATGCCCCGGGCCCGGTCCGCGTTGGACACCGTGCCGCTGCCCAGGATGGTGCCCGCGGTGAAGCCCCGCGTCTTGCACAGGTGCTGGATGAGCTCGGGGAAGGAGAAGTGCATCTCCCCTGCCTCGGTGTCGCCCACGAGCTGGCCGTTGAGCGTGGAGCGCAGGCGCAGGTGCACCCGGCCCTCCTTCCACGCGGGCCCCAGCTCATCGGGCGTGAGGGCGAAGGGGCCGAACGCCGTGGCGGGCTTGCTCTGCACGAAGCCAAAGCCCTTGGCCAGCTCGTCCGGGATGAGGTTGCGCAGCGAGACGTCGTTGCAGATCATCAGCAGCCGGATGTGCCGGCCCGCCTGCGCCGCCTTCGTCCCCTGCGGCGTGTCGCCGAGGACGACGCAGACCTCGCTCTCGAAATCCATCCCCCAGGCCTCGTCCGCCAGGGGAATGTCCGCGGTGGGCGCCAGGAACTCCCCGGAGCCGCCCTGATACACGAGCGGGTCCGTCTTCAGCGTCGCGGGGGGCTCGGCGCCCCGCGCCTTGCGCACGAGGATGACGTGGTTGAGGAACGCGCTGCCATCCAGCCACTCGTAGGCCCGGGGCAGCGGCGCCAGGAGCGCGCCCACCTCCAGGGGGTGGCTCTCCACCGTGCCCGCCTCGAGCCGCGCGGCCAGCTCGCGCAGGAGGGGCTCCCGGGCCTCCCAGTCATCGAGCGCGGCCTGGAGCGTGGGGGCCACGTGGGTGGCCAGCGCATACACCGAGTTGTCCCGTTTGACGGCGATGAGCCGTCCGTCACGGGTTCCATCCTTGAGGGTCGCGAGCTTCACTCTCAGGCTCCCGGGCGGCAGGGAAGGAAAACAGCGGGCCACCTTGGGCCGGGCTTTTCGGACGGGCCCCCCAAGGGTGTCAAGCCGCCTGCGGCCCCCGGGGCCGCAATTCCTCCCATGCATTGCGCGTTTGTCCCGGCGGACGCATCTTTTCCTTCGCACGCGCCGCGTCATGCCTGCCTGCCGGCCTGCTGCCCGGCCAGCCCACGGAGCCATGTGCGCAGGAATGGGAGGGATACGCCCTCGCATTGTTGAAGGCCAGAGCAGCCGTTCCCCGGAGCGGCCGCTGCCCCCTTGGCAGGGCCTGTCCTGGAACCAAGCTTACCGCATGACCGCTTTGCTCCCGGCAGGGCGGAGGGAGGGCGAGGGCACCACATGGCAGAGGGCTTCCCACAGGCCGGCGCGGTTCCCGGAGAGCCCCTCCCGGGCCGGCGCCTGGGCAATCGCTTCGAGCTGCTGCGGCGATTGAAGACGGGCCGGGGTGTGTCCACCTGGCTGGGCAATGATCATCGTACCGGAGAACAGGTTGTCATCAAGATGACATCCCGGGCCTCGCTCGTTTCCACCGCCCGGGTGCGGCTGGAGCACGAGGCCGCGGTCCTGGGCGAGCTGCACAGCGCGTTTCTTCAGCCCGTGCTGCACCTGGGCTCTTCCGGGGACCTGGTTTACCGGGTCACGCCCTACCTGCCTGGCGAGACGCTGCAGGAGCGGCTCGAGCACGGCAGCCTCACGCCCGCGGAGGTGCTCACGCTGGGCCAGTGTCTGCTGGCGGGGCTCGCGGAGGCCCACCGCCACGGGGTGATTCACCGGGACGTGAAGCCCTCCAACATCATCGTCGAGGGCAGCCCCCTGGACCGCGCCACGCTGGTGGACTTCGGCCTGGCGCGCAGCGAGCGGTTGGATCCATCGCTGCGCGACCTGCCCGTGGGCACCGCGCGCTACCTCTCGCCGGAGCAGGCCGGGCTGCTCAACCGCTCGGTGGAGGCCACCTCGGATCTCTACTCCGTGGGCATCGTCCTGTTCGAGGCGCTCTCGGGCCGCCCGGCCTTCGATGGCACGTCCGTGGGCGATGTGCTGCGCCAGCACCTGGGCGCGCGCCCCAAGCTGCGCAGCGGCGGGGTGGAGGTGCCGCGCGCGCTGGAGGAGCTGGTGGGGCGGCTGCTCCAGACGGACCCCTCGGACCGCTACCAGTCCGCCGAGTCCGCGCTGGCGGACCTGCGCGCGCTGGACGAGGCGCTCTCGCAGGGCGAGGCGGAGCCCGAGCTCGTCACCGGCGTGCACGACCAGCGCCGCAGCCTCACCGAGCCCTCCTTCGTGGGCCGCCACGAGGAGCTGGCGGTGCTGGAGCGCGAGCTGGAGCGCACGCGCGGGGAGCCCGGAAGGCTGGTCTTCGTCGAGGCCGAGTCCGGCGGCGGCAAGAGCTGGCTGCTGGAGGAGTTCGCCGCGCGCGCCGTGAACCACCGGGCCTGGGTGCTCCAGGGCCAGGCGGTGGACCAGTCCGCCATGCACCCCTTCCAGCTCTTCTCGGGGGTGGCGGCGGGCATCGCCGCCGCGGCCCAGGAGCGCCCCGCGCTGGTCAGCACCCTGCGCCAGCGGCTCGCGGGCCAGGAGGCCGCGCTGCGCACCGCCCTGCCCCAGCTCGCGCCCCTGCTGGGCCCCCAGGTCCAGCAGAACCTGGGCCCGGATTCGTTCGGCGAGAGCCGCGGCATCCGCGCCCTCACCTCCCTGCTGGGCGCGCTGGGCACCCCGGATGAGCCCGCGCTCGTGCTGCTCGACGATGCCCAGTGGGCCGACGAGCTGACCCTGCGCGCGCTCGACAGCTGGCAGCAGGCCCTCCCGCAGAGCCGCAGCCACATCCTGCTCGTGGTGTCCTTCCGCAGCGAGGAGGTGGACGCGGGCCACGTGCTGCGGCGGCTCAAGCCCAGTGCCCACCTGCGCCTGGCCACCTTCGGCGCCGCCGAGGTGACGCACATGGCGGAGTCCATGGCGGGGGCCCTGCCGCCGGAGGCCACCGAGCTGGTGGCCCGGCTGTCCGAGGGCAACCCCTTCATGGCCTCCGCGGTGCTCCACGGGCTGGTGGAGGATGGCGCGCTCGTGGCGGGCCCCGAGGGCTGGCAGGTGAACCCGGACGCCATGGCGCACGTGCGCTCCTCGCGCCAGGCCGCCTCATTCCTGGTGCGCCGGCTGAAGCTGCTCCCGGAGGAGTCCCTGCGCCTGCTGTCGGTGGGCGCGGTGCTGGGCAAGAGCTTCGGCCTGGACCGGCTGGAGGCGCTGTCGGGCTCGGGGCGCGAGCAGATCATCGCCGCGCTGGACGAGCCCCGGCGCCGGCACATGCTCTGGGAGGAGAACCGGGGAAGGTACACCTTCGTCCACGACAAGCTGCGCGAGGCGCTGCTGGGCCTGCTGGGCCCCGAGGAGCGCCAGGCGCTGCACCGGCTGACGGCGCGCACCATCGCCGCCAGCGAGCAGGCGGACCCCTTCGAGCTGGCCTACCACTTCGACGCTGCGGGCGAGAGCGCCCTGGCCCTGCCCCACGCGCTGGTGGCCGCCGAGCGCGCCCGGCAGCAGTTCGCCCTGGAGGCCGCGGAGGTCAACTACCGCATCGCCGAGCGCGGCGCGGAGGGCGCCGGCGCGGACACCCGCTACCGCATCGCCTCCGGCCTGGGCGACGTGCTGATGCTGCGCGGCCGGTATGACGCCGCCCAGCAGCAGTTGGAGCGGGCCCAGCAGCTGGCCCGGGACCCGGTGGAGCAGGCCCGCATGTGGTCCAAGCTGGGCGAGCTCGCCTTCAAGCGGGGCATCACCGACGAGGGCAACGCGGCCCTGGAGAAAGGGCTGCGGCTCTTGGGGCGGTGGGTGCCCGAGAGCGAGGCCATGCTGGGCCTGGGCGCGGCGTGGGAGCTGGGCGTCCAGGCCGGCCACACCCTGGTGCCCGGGCTGTGGCTGGCCCGCCGCCCGCTGGCGGACAGCGCCAAGGATCTGCTCGCCGTCCACATCTACAGCCGCATGGCCTACGGCTACTGGTACCACCGGGGGCGCATGGCGGTGCTCTGGGCGCACCTGCGGGGGCTGAACATCGCCGAGCGCTACCCGCCCACGCCCGAGCTGGCCCAGGCCTACTCCGAGCACTCGCCCGTGGCCACGGTGCTGCCCTGGTTCCGCCGGGCCATCGCCTACGTGGACAAGTCCCTGCGCATGCGCCAGCAGATGGGCGATGTGTGGGGCCAGGGCCAGTCCCTGCACTTCTACGGCCTGGCCTTCTACTGCTCCGGCCGCTTCGAGGAGTGCATCGAGCGGTGCGGCGAGGCCATCCGCCTGCTGGAGCGCACCGGGGACCGGTGGGAGGTGAACAACGCCCACTTCCAGGTGGCCATGGCGCTCTACCGGCTGGGCCGGATGAAGGAGGCGCTCAGCTCCGCCCAGCAGCTCCACCGCGCGGCCCAGTCCATTGGTGACCGGTACGCGGTGCGGCTCGCCCTGGAGGCCTGGAGCAAGGCCTCGGGGGGCCGCATCCCGCGCAGCGTGCTGGAGGAGGAGCTGCTCAACCCCAGCGCGGACCCTCAGTCGCGCGCGGGCACCCTCATGGCCGAGGCCCTGCGCCAGCTCCACGAGGGCGACGCGGAGGGCGCGGTGCTGACCCTGGAGCAGGCCAGCCGGGTCGTCGAGAACGCCCACCTGCGCTCGGAGTACGTGGCCCCCGTGCCGGGGTTGCTGGCCACCGCGCTTCGCAAGCACGTGGAGTCCCTCTCCGCCTTCGCGCCCCAGCGGCGCGACACGCTCCTGCGCTACGCGGGCCGCGTGGCCCGGCACGCCCACCAGCTTGCCCGGACTTACCGCAACAACCTGCCCCACGCCCTGCGCGAGCGCGCCCTGCTGGCGGCCATGGCCGGCCAGACCCAGCGCGCCCGGAAGTGGCTCGATCAGAGCCTGGAGGTGGCCCGGGAGCTGAAGATGCGCCACGAGCGCGCGCAGACGCTGCTGGCGCGCGGCCAGGTGGGCAAGGCCCTGGGCTGGCCGAGCGCCACCGAGGACCTCAAGCTGGCCACGCGCGAGCTGCAGGAGATGGAGCAGGGGCTCGCCGAGGAGGCGCTCAGCCCGGGCACCGCGCCCGAGCGGCCGGAGACGCTGTCGCTCGTGGACCGCTTCCCGCGCGTGCTGGAGGCGGGCCGGCGCATCGCCTCCGCGCTCACGCGCGAGGCGGTGTTCGAGGCGGTGCGCCAGTCCATGCTGGAGCTGCTGCGCGCCGAGCACTGCGTGGTGCTGGACCCCACCGCCGTGCTGCCCGAGGACGTGCGGCGCACCGCGGGCGTGAGCCGCACCGCCATTGCCCGGGCCCTGGAGACAGGGCGCCCCGCCGTGCTCGACCAGGGGCTGCCAGGCGGCGTGAGCGAGAGCATGGAGCTCCTGGGCGTGCGCTCGCTCCTGTGCGCCCCCTTGCAGATCCGCGGCAAGACGGTGGCGTGCGTGTGCGCCAGCCACCGGCGCGTGGGCGAGCTGTTCGGCGAGGACGAGGAGCGGCTCACCGGCTTCATCACCACGCTGGCCAGCGTGGCGCTGGAGAACGCGGAGGGCTTCGAGCGCATGGCGGCCCTCTCCGAGGAGCGGGGCCGGCTCTACCGCGAGGAGCAGGAGGCCGTGCGGCGCCGGGATGACTTCCTGTCCATCGCCGCCCACGAGCTGAAGACGCCGCTCACCTCGCTCCAGCTCCACCTGCAGGGGCTGATGATTCAGCTGCGCCAGGGCACCGCGCAGATGTCCCCGGAGCGCCTGGGCACCAAGCTGGAGTCAGCCAACCTGCAGACCCAGCGCATGGGCCGGCTGGTGAACGAGCTGCTCGACATCTCGCGCGTCGCCCAGGGGCAGCTGCTCGGCAAGGTCGAGGACGTGGACCTGGTCTCCCTGGTGCGCGGCGTGCTGGAGCGCTCGCGCGAGGCGCTGGCGCGCGCGGAGTGCCCCGTGGCGCTGCGCGCCGTGGAGCGGCTGGAGGGCCAGTGGGACGCGATGCGGCTGGAGCAGGTGGTGGGCAACCTGCTCACCAACGCCATGAAGTACGGGGCGGGCAAGCCCATCGAAGTGGTGCTCGAGGAGCACGAGGGCCAGGCCGTGCTGAAGGTCCGGGACGAGGGCATCGGCATCGCCCCGGAGGACGCGCACCGCATCTTCGAGCGCTTCGAGCGCGCCGTCTCGGTGCGCCACTACGGCGGGTTCGGCATTGGCCTGTGGCTGGTGCGGGAGATCGTCCAGGCGCTCGGGGGGAGCGTGGCGGTCCAGAGCGCCCCCGGTGAGGGCGCCACCTTCACCGTGACGCTCCCCCGCCGGCCCCCGGCGCTCAGCGCCGGTCCAGCGTCAGATAAATGACGTTCTGCTCGCTGTCGCGGAACATGTTCGTGGCGGCGATCGCGTTGGGATCGATGTCCAGGGTGAGGGCCTGCATCTGGTCCTCATCGCGGTAGATGAGCCACCAGTCCATGAAGGCCTCCAGGTAGCCGGCCTCCGGGCAGGTGGCGAAGTTGGCCACCATCAAGCGCCCGCCGGGGTTGAGCATGTCGAAGAGGATCTGCGTGAGGCGCCGGGCCGTGTTGTCCGACAGGTAGTCATACAGGCCCGCCGAGTAGGCGAGGTCCAGGTGGCCGAACACCGTGCGCCCCGTCAGCAGCGCGCGCACCGAGCCGCAGACGGGCCGGATGGCGTTGTTGGGGTGCTGGCGCGTCACCTCCGTCAGGCTCATCGGGTCCTGGTCGAAGGCGATGAAGTCCCCGATGTGGTGCTCCCGCACGGCGTGTGACAGCTCGGACTCGCGCAGGTGCCCACAGGCCACCGAGAGCAGGCGCGGCATGTGCGTGCGCGAGGCCACCGCATCAATCTCTCGCGCCAGCAGCATCCGCCGCTCCCGGACGCTCCGGGGGCTCGGCTGCTGATACATGAAACGGTAGATGTGGCCACCCGGCTGCATGTGCCCTTCGGCCCCCACGCACTCCGCGTAGAGATAGTCGATCAACGCCGCGTCGCCCGCGTAGCCGCGGGGGCGCTCGTAGCCATGGCGGGTGAAGGGACACTGGTGCAGCAGCTCTCTCAGCGGGTGAACCCGGGCGTGCTCCAAGCAAAAGTGGCGCCAGTCCTTGCGGCTCCATTGGCGCCGCAGGTGGAAGAGCCCGCGATGCAACGTCTGCATCGCCGTGTGCACATCGCCACCGTGGGTGAGCTGCCGGTGGATGCCATCCAGCCAGGAGGTGGCCTGGTGGAACACATCCGCCGGCGCATGTCCGTCGTAGAGGGGCGCTAGCAGGGTGTTGCGCTCCATCGCGCGGATCGCATCGGACGTCTTCACGAAGAGAAGGGAGGGGTCATGCATCAACAGGCACAACCCCAGGACCCAGGTGTAGGCATTCCGCAGAAAGGTGGCGGGAGAGTGCGCGCTCCCTGAGCAACCGGTGGACTCGCACCGGTTGCATCCTCACGGCTGCCATGCTTCCACCAGGGGCCCCTTCCGGGGGGCTCGCGCCGGGGCGCGCTCCTTGGTGGAAATGTCCGCCAGGAAACGGTGGAGCACCTGGTTCACCTGCTGCGGCTGCTCCAGGTTGGACATGTGGCCCACGTGGGGCAGCCGCACGAGCCGCGAGCCGGCGATGCGGGCGTGCAACAGCTCGGCGCGCTCGGGCGTCGTCACCACGTCGTCCTCGCCCACGAGGATGAGCGTGGGGGTGCGGATGCGCTCCAGCTCGCTGGTGACGGAGCGCCGGGTAATCACCCCCTGCATCGCCCGCCACACGGCCCGGGGGTTGCTCGCC
This DNA window, taken from Stigmatella erecta, encodes the following:
- a CDS encoding class I SAM-dependent methyltransferase, producing MHDPSLLFVKTSDAIRAMERNTLLAPLYDGHAPADVFHQATSWLDGIHRQLTHGGDVHTAMQTLHRGLFHLRRQWSRKDWRHFCLEHARVHPLRELLHQCPFTRHGYERPRGYAGDAALIDYLYAECVGAEGHMQPGGHIYRFMYQQPSPRSVRERRMLLAREIDAVASRTHMPRLLSVACGHLRESELSHAVREHHIGDFIAFDQDPMSLTEVTRQHPNNAIRPVCGSVRALLTGRTVFGHLDLAYSAGLYDYLSDNTARRLTQILFDMLNPGGRLMVANFATCPEAGYLEAFMDWWLIYRDEDQMQALTLDIDPNAIAATNMFRDSEQNVIYLTLDRR
- the maiA gene encoding maleylacetoacetate isomerase, with product MKLYGYWRSSCSWRVRIALNFKGLGYAYEAVHLLKDGGQQNTEAYRAVNPLRTVPTLEFQEGGQVRRLAQSMAILEYLEERYPTPALLPREPWARARCRMLAESVNSGIQPLQNTAVMQFVKGELKADERAFAAHWNVRGLTALESLVQETAGTYCIGEQVSLADLFLVPQLYGARRYGVDLSPYPTLTRIEAACGHLPAFQAAHADRQPDAVPA
- a CDS encoding ATP-binding protein; the encoded protein is MAEGFPQAGAVPGEPLPGRRLGNRFELLRRLKTGRGVSTWLGNDHRTGEQVVIKMTSRASLVSTARVRLEHEAAVLGELHSAFLQPVLHLGSSGDLVYRVTPYLPGETLQERLEHGSLTPAEVLTLGQCLLAGLAEAHRHGVIHRDVKPSNIIVEGSPLDRATLVDFGLARSERLDPSLRDLPVGTARYLSPEQAGLLNRSVEATSDLYSVGIVLFEALSGRPAFDGTSVGDVLRQHLGARPKLRSGGVEVPRALEELVGRLLQTDPSDRYQSAESALADLRALDEALSQGEAEPELVTGVHDQRRSLTEPSFVGRHEELAVLERELERTRGEPGRLVFVEAESGGGKSWLLEEFAARAVNHRAWVLQGQAVDQSAMHPFQLFSGVAAGIAAAAQERPALVSTLRQRLAGQEAALRTALPQLAPLLGPQVQQNLGPDSFGESRGIRALTSLLGALGTPDEPALVLLDDAQWADELTLRALDSWQQALPQSRSHILLVVSFRSEEVDAGHVLRRLKPSAHLRLATFGAAEVTHMAESMAGALPPEATELVARLSEGNPFMASAVLHGLVEDGALVAGPEGWQVNPDAMAHVRSSRQAASFLVRRLKLLPEESLRLLSVGAVLGKSFGLDRLEALSGSGREQIIAALDEPRRRHMLWEENRGRYTFVHDKLREALLGLLGPEERQALHRLTARTIAASEQADPFELAYHFDAAGESALALPHALVAAERARQQFALEAAEVNYRIAERGAEGAGADTRYRIASGLGDVLMLRGRYDAAQQQLERAQQLARDPVEQARMWSKLGELAFKRGITDEGNAALEKGLRLLGRWVPESEAMLGLGAAWELGVQAGHTLVPGLWLARRPLADSAKDLLAVHIYSRMAYGYWYHRGRMAVLWAHLRGLNIAERYPPTPELAQAYSEHSPVATVLPWFRRAIAYVDKSLRMRQQMGDVWGQGQSLHFYGLAFYCSGRFEECIERCGEAIRLLERTGDRWEVNNAHFQVAMALYRLGRMKEALSSAQQLHRAAQSIGDRYAVRLALEAWSKASGGRIPRSVLEEELLNPSADPQSRAGTLMAEALRQLHEGDAEGAVLTLEQASRVVENAHLRSEYVAPVPGLLATALRKHVESLSAFAPQRRDTLLRYAGRVARHAHQLARTYRNNLPHALRERALLAAMAGQTQRARKWLDQSLEVARELKMRHERAQTLLARGQVGKALGWPSATEDLKLATRELQEMEQGLAEEALSPGTAPERPETLSLVDRFPRVLEAGRRIASALTREAVFEAVRQSMLELLRAEHCVVLDPTAVLPEDVRRTAGVSRTAIARALETGRPAVLDQGLPGGVSESMELLGVRSLLCAPLQIRGKTVACVCASHRRVGELFGEDEERLTGFITTLASVALENAEGFERMAALSEERGRLYREEQEAVRRRDDFLSIAAHELKTPLTSLQLHLQGLMIQLRQGTAQMSPERLGTKLESANLQTQRMGRLVNELLDISRVAQGQLLGKVEDVDLVSLVRGVLERSREALARAECPVALRAVERLEGQWDAMRLEQVVGNLLTNAMKYGAGKPIEVVLEEHEGQAVLKVRDEGIGIAPEDAHRIFERFERAVSVRHYGGFGIGLWLVREIVQALGGSVAVQSAPGEGATFTVTLPRRPPALSAGPASDK
- a CDS encoding fumarylacetoacetate hydrolase family protein, which encodes MKLATLKDGTRDGRLIAVKRDNSVYALATHVAPTLQAALDDWEAREPLLRELAARLEAGTVESHPLEVGALLAPLPRAYEWLDGSAFLNHVILVRKARGAEPPATLKTDPLVYQGGSGEFLAPTADIPLADEAWGMDFESEVCVVLGDTPQGTKAAQAGRHIRLLMICNDVSLRNLIPDELAKGFGFVQSKPATAFGPFALTPDELGPAWKEGRVHLRLRSTLNGQLVGDTEAGEMHFSFPELIQHLCKTRGFTAGTILGSGTVSNADRARGISCLAERRMIEAIDEGKPRTPFMKPGDTIDIEMLNAEGQSLFGRISQKVVKR